A genomic region of Magnolia sinica isolate HGM2019 chromosome 6, MsV1, whole genome shotgun sequence contains the following coding sequences:
- the LOC131248956 gene encoding pathogenesis-related protein PR-4B-like, giving the protein MDSLKLCAALLLCIVAAAQAQSASNVRATYHLYNPSQIGWDYLRASVYCATWDANKPLEWRRRYGWTAFCGPVGPRGQASCGRCLRVTNTRTGAQVTARIVDQCSNGGLDLDKAVFDQIDTDRNGYNQGHMIVNYQFVNC; this is encoded by the exons atggatTCTCTGAAGCTTTGCGCGGCACTCTTACTGTGCATTGTAGCAGCGGCCCAGGCGCAGAGCGCGTCTAACGTCCGCGCGACGTACCATCTCTACAATCCGTCGCAGATTGGGTGGGACTATCTCAGGGCCAGCGTTTACTGCGCCACATGGGACGCGAACAAGCCCCTCGAATGGCGCCGCAGGTACGGATGGACTGCTTTCTGcggccctgtggggcccaggggccAGGCCTCCTGCGGACGGTGCTTGCGG GTAACAAACACAAGGACCGGTGCACAGGTGACGGCAAGGATCGTGGACCAATGTAGCAATGGAGGGTTGGATTTAGACAAGGCCGTCTTCGATCAGATCGACACCGATAGGAATGGTTATAATCAAGGCCACATGATCGTCAACTACCAGTTCGTTAACTGTTAA